The sequence AGCTGCCTTCTGACTTGCAGTCAATCCATCGCGCCGGCCTAATAGAACAGACCAAAAAGGCCCACCAGACTGAACCacagaaatgaagaaaataagcAAGAATATACAACAATAAACAGAAGCGTTGAGAAGATTCATGAGCATGTTGATTACCTGCAAGACAGCTTCTCTTGCTGCAAGAGCTAATATATCAGCACACGAAACAGTGAACGGACAAGCTCTTTCAACATCCTCTTTGATACTGTCAATCACTTCGAATCCTCTAGCTGAGTTGCGGTTCGGAAGAGCATTCTTTTCTCCCTGAAATTTCTTTGTGTCATCAAGAAGTATCGACCCATCGCAACCCTATACCAAAGAGCAGATGCACCTGTTGTAAATTAAGCTATGATAGATATATATACTGCAAAAAAATGGATCTTAAAATTTGCCAAGAGATAGATCTTAAATCAAGCAAGACGTTAGTTCTGTGCCACTGAGCAAGCATATGGGCTCGGCCTAACCTCCTACTGTTACTCATTAGGCATAAGAATAAGGAGGATTTTGATCGCCTAATGGGGCTCCTAATCAAGCTCTACTAGAGCAcctcaaaaaatttattataaaggTGTCAAGTCGAAATCTTCTTAGTGCATGATGGGCGACGTCCTCTCATGAGGCAATCTCGCACTCCTAAAGCACCTAAAAGGTTGCTTGATGGCGACGTCCTCTCATCAGGATATCTGACACAGGCTAACAGTTACTTTTAACTAGTTTTACCAAATTAATGTTTCTATCATGTCATCTATGAGAGCATAAGATTAAGAACAATAATTTACATTAACAAAACAATCATGGAAGTGCAACCGCAGGAGGGATGCAGCCATCCTGGAGTCATTCCTCAAAGCTGCCCAAACACCATACTTAACAATCATTTCCAAACGAGGGCATGACTGGTCGTAGAAATTATAGTCAAGTTGCTGGCCATAAGCAGTAGGCCGGAAAGGAGCGACTGGAATACTCAAAGCCAATATCAGAAAGAAGGGAACAGTGAAGTGTGAAAATAGTTTGTGAGCCATTTGCTTGTGAATGCCAGAACTAGTTCTACAAATGCTCCTAGTTAGGATCATATGCTGATCTGATTTATAGGCTTAAACAACAGAAGATCGTGGTGAGCTCATTGGTTATCTTAGAAAGTGGCAGACCCACTACGTGACTGTTAAGCCTAATGGCCATGATTTCAACTAAATTAAACTCAGTCCTATGAATTTGTTGGAGTGATTAATTTGCTTTACCAAGCattaattgtaaattatttaaatcacTAGGAATGAACGTtccttttaaataaatctgGCCACTTCAAGTGCTTTTTGTGCTActttaaagaattattttacataaaaaaaagagagattcataaaattgaaatatataccttAAGTCGAGTTAAGCTCATGATATTTTAACACGGGAGCTGCGCTACCATTATAAACTTGGATTATTCCAATAAAGCAGCATAAAGACACTTTCTTAGACTATGATTTGCCAATTGGAACTAAAAGC comes from Ricinus communis isolate WT05 ecotype wild-type chromosome 5, ASM1957865v1, whole genome shotgun sequence and encodes:
- the LOC8283272 gene encoding peroxidase 10; protein product: MILTRSICRTSSGIHKQMAHKLFSHFTVPFFLILALSIPVAPFRPTAYGQQLDYNFYDQSCPRLEMIVKYGVWAALRNDSRMAASLLRLHFHDCFVNGCDGSILLDDTKKFQGEKNALPNRNSARGFEVIDSIKEDVERACPFTVSCADILALAAREAVLQSGGPFWSVLLGRRDGLTASQKAANENLPIPFESLENITAKFVAQGLDLKDVVVLSGAHTLGFAQCFTFKNRLFNFKGSGMPDPGLDSSALKNLQSMCPNKDASNRDLVPLDSASAYRFDNSYFTNLVTNTGLLESDQALMTDSRTAALVNSYSSYPYLFSSDFAASMVKMGSVGVLTGEQGQIRRKCGSVNYGWHM